CTTTAACCACGTCATAGGCTTGGGGCGATCGCGCAAATTCGATAAAGTCTTGGGCTAATTCGGAGGGTTGGTCTTGGCTCACCAAATTTAACGTACGAGCGAGGGGAAAACTGCCATTTTGCACATTTTCTGTGGAGGCAACAACGCCATCCATGGCCAAAAGTTTAATGGGTGTTCCCGCTGCAATTTCCTGTTCCGCCGCACCGATGGATACATAGCCAATGGCATTAGGATTGCCCGCCACCGTTTTAATGCCCTGTTGATTGTCGCCAATCACCACATCCGCTTGAATGGAACCATTATCCAGCTCGAAATGGTCTAAAAATAACTCTAGTGTTGATCGCCCTTCCGCTTTATTCACCACCGTAATTTTTCCATCATTACCACCTAAGCCCTGCCAATTATTTTCCCCATCAAGGAAAATCGCCGCGACTTCTTCATTGTTTAAAGCATCAATGGGATTATCCGCATGGACGATCATCGCTAACCCATCCTTGGCGATCGCCCAATCCTGAAACTCAGTTTTTTCCTCAGGTTTTAGATCACGGGAAACCATCCCCAAATCATTTAACCCCACCGTCGCATCAGAAAACCCACGAGAAGAACCACCCGTTTGCACATCCACCCGAATACCGGGATTCGCCGCTTCAAACTTTTTCCCCAATTCATTAACAAGGGGCGCAACAGTACTTGATCCCGTCAACACTAATTTTGTTTGTTCTGTAGTTCTAGACTGCCCACAAGCCACAAAACTGAGGCTCAAACCCGTCACCAATACTGTTTTCCAAAAGCATGCCATAGCAACATTTTCCAAATTTGCGTCAACTCACTCTTTATCATCACAGTTAATCCTGAAAACTTAATGAGACTTCTCTAAAAACTTAAAAAATCAGAGCTTTTTTGATTGAAATAAGTATTAAATCAATAAAACTCGATAACATCAAAAAATATCGATGTTTTTAGTGAAAAACGAGGCGATCGCCCTTTAATTAGCCTCTATCTGTCGAACAATTATCTTCCTTGCTAAGACCGTAAATGTCTGTGTACGAGTAGTCACTAGATGACAGACTATCCAAGCGTCGACGATATCTATAAGCTTTTTAAAAAGACGAATGAGCAATTCCAAAATTCTCAGGTTCAATTTGATGCGCGTTTTGCGAAATTAGAAAAAACTGTGGCAGAGACAAATAAAGCCGTTGGTAATCTTTTTTCTTGCTGGGGTCATTTTGTAGAGGAGTTGGTCGAACCTGCGGCGATCGCCTTATTTCGTGTTCAAGGGATTGATGTCAAAGAAACCTATACTCGCGCTAGAACTCGGCGGCAAGGTTTTGCAATGGAGATTGATATCTTAGCTATTGATGAAACAGAGTTAGTTGCCATCGAATGTAAGTCCCGTCTAACTCGTGAAGAGGAGTGATTTTTATATCCGTTGAAACGCATCTTTTTGATATCTCAAATGAGTACTTAAACAGAAAAAAGGCGATCGCCTAATGACCGCCTCGAACTTAATCATGGTGTGAGAAATTGAGAGGCCAAGGTTCAATCAAGAATTTAGCCAGCTCAAAATATGATGATTACTATGATTATCGTTGACCTCTCTGAAAACCACCTTCAGGAATACCAAGAGCTTCCTTAAGTTCTGCTTCAGTGATCCCAAGTTGAGTTGCCGCAGCGGCAAGATCTGGGCGAGGAGGACGTTGACCATTTGCAGGGCGAGTTTCCGGCAAACCGAGAGCCGTTTTAAGTTCTGTTTTGGTGATGCCA
The sequence above is a segment of the [Limnothrix rosea] IAM M-220 genome. Coding sequences within it:
- a CDS encoding phosphate ABC transporter substrate-binding protein, which produces MACFWKTVLVTGLSLSFVACGQSRTTEQTKLVLTGSSTVAPLVNELGKKFEAANPGIRVDVQTGGSSRGFSDATVGLNDLGMVSRDLKPEEKTEFQDWAIAKDGLAMIVHADNPIDALNNEEVAAIFLDGENNWQGLGGNDGKITVVNKAEGRSTLELFLDHFELDNGSIQADVVIGDNQQGIKTVAGNPNAIGYVSIGAAEQEIAAGTPIKLLAMDGVVASTENVQNGSFPLARTLNLVSQDQPSELAQDFIEFARSPQAYDVVKAQSLVPLDVHTAQSQTKQPQS